The following are encoded together in the Kribbella sp. CA-293567 genome:
- a CDS encoding ImmA/IrrE family metallo-endopeptidase, with protein MRFDPLRLALARRLSGLRRTELADAIGVTPAAVSQFERGQTRPTLPLVAAMSLALGVPAEFFTLGRSLQPGSASSPHFRSLRTTSQLQRDRALAFAELAADVLTALEQHVELPHLLLPDLRAPEAPDLADIAQLAAEAREHFELRPGPVPHVVRMLEASGVLVLLLPEISQSVDAFSAHLPTRPVVLLNPAKGDAARARFDSAHELAHLVMHFDAAPGSRIVEKEADSFAAEFLMPADEIVDELPRRLDWEKLHHLKQRWGVSLKALVYRAHHLGVLTPNAYRRGMQRLNEWGYPEPGPLSAIEAPTLLQLTFELLEKSGYGADQVAEELHLPVPVIGEILKAGSDPRPQLRLA; from the coding sequence GTGCGGTTCGATCCACTGCGGCTCGCGTTGGCACGAAGGCTGAGCGGGCTGCGGCGTACGGAACTGGCTGACGCGATCGGAGTGACGCCGGCGGCAGTCAGTCAGTTCGAGCGGGGGCAGACGCGGCCGACGTTGCCGCTGGTGGCGGCGATGTCGTTGGCGCTCGGGGTGCCGGCGGAATTCTTCACGCTGGGCAGATCGTTGCAGCCGGGGTCGGCTTCGAGTCCGCATTTCAGGAGTTTGCGGACCACCAGCCAGCTCCAGCGGGATCGGGCGCTTGCGTTTGCGGAGTTGGCGGCCGACGTACTGACTGCGCTCGAGCAGCATGTTGAGCTACCGCACCTGTTGCTTCCTGATTTGAGGGCGCCTGAGGCACCGGATCTCGCTGACATCGCGCAATTGGCGGCTGAGGCGCGGGAGCATTTCGAGCTGCGGCCAGGACCGGTGCCGCATGTCGTGCGGATGCTGGAGGCCTCGGGCGTGCTGGTACTGCTCCTGCCGGAGATCTCGCAGTCGGTCGATGCGTTCTCGGCTCATCTACCGACGCGGCCGGTGGTGCTGCTCAATCCGGCGAAGGGTGATGCGGCCCGGGCGCGGTTCGACTCGGCGCACGAGCTGGCGCATCTGGTGATGCATTTCGATGCGGCGCCGGGATCGCGGATCGTGGAGAAGGAGGCGGATTCCTTCGCTGCCGAGTTCTTGATGCCGGCCGACGAGATCGTCGACGAACTCCCCCGGCGACTGGACTGGGAGAAGCTGCATCACCTCAAGCAACGGTGGGGCGTTTCGCTCAAGGCGCTGGTCTACCGGGCACATCACCTTGGGGTGCTGACGCCGAACGCCTATCGGCGCGGGATGCAGCGGCTCAACGAGTGGGGATATCCCGAGCCGGGACCACTGAGCGCGATCGAGGCGCCGACGTTGCTGCAGCTCACCTTCGAACTGCTGGAGAAGTCCGGGTACGGCGCCGATCAGGTGGCCGAGGAGTTGCATCTTCCGGTGCCGGTGATCGGCGAGATCCTGAAGGCCGGCAGTGATCCACGGCCACAGTTGCGACTCGCCTGA
- a CDS encoding SDR family NAD(P)-dependent oxidoreductase translates to MTDYANLFRLDGKHAVVVGAGSGIGRESALALAAQGARVTAADRALPAATETAALGTNLTAYQLDVLDEQAVTKAASELADVDILVFTAATNVRKRILDYTGEEFDRVVALNLRASFDLIRAFGGPMAERGRGSIIGFSSIRATTVEPGQSVYAATKAGLVQLLKTAAAELGPSGVRVNAIAPGVVETPLTAQIKANPDWYDAYAQKSALHRWATPDELAGAVVYLASNASTFVTGSVLHVDGGWTAVDGRFDPPN, encoded by the coding sequence ATGACCGACTATGCGAACTTGTTCCGGCTCGACGGCAAACACGCGGTCGTTGTCGGCGCCGGCAGCGGCATCGGCCGCGAATCCGCCCTGGCGCTGGCCGCGCAAGGCGCCCGCGTCACCGCCGCGGACCGCGCTCTCCCCGCCGCCACCGAGACAGCCGCGCTTGGCACCAACCTCACGGCGTACCAGCTGGACGTCCTGGACGAGCAAGCAGTCACCAAAGCAGCCAGCGAACTGGCCGACGTCGACATCCTCGTCTTCACCGCCGCCACGAACGTCCGCAAGCGCATCCTCGACTACACCGGCGAGGAGTTCGACCGGGTCGTCGCACTCAACCTTCGTGCCTCCTTCGACCTCATCCGCGCGTTCGGCGGCCCGATGGCAGAACGAGGCCGCGGCAGCATCATCGGCTTCAGCTCCATCCGCGCCACCACGGTCGAGCCCGGTCAATCGGTGTATGCGGCAACGAAAGCGGGCCTTGTCCAGCTCCTCAAGACAGCCGCCGCCGAGCTCGGCCCCAGCGGCGTACGAGTGAACGCGATCGCCCCCGGTGTCGTCGAGACCCCGCTGACCGCACAGATCAAAGCCAACCCGGACTGGTACGACGCCTACGCCCAAAAGAGCGCTCTCCACCGTTGGGCCACCCCGGACGAACTCGCCGGCGCGGTCGTGTACCTGGCCTCGAACGCCTCCACCTTCGTCACCGGCAGCGTCCTTCACGTCGACGGCGGCTGGACCGCTGTCGACGGCCGCTTCGACCCACCGAACTGA
- a CDS encoding amidase: MTEHLADLTAVELVSRYRERSLTPVEVLEAVLARVDSLEPKLRALYAPDPEAARAAARDSEYRWRIGEPVGALDGVPVTIKENIATRGTPVPQGTAAADLTPASEDAPAAARLRAAGAVIFSKTTMPEYGMLSSGVSTFHHLSRNPWDLTRTPGGSSAGAGAAAAAGYGPIHLGTDIGGSIRLPSGWCGVVGLKPTHGRVAVGNPYPGRAIGPLARTAADAALALTALTGPDRRDYTSLPPLTDAYTPALDPQGLRIALLLDAGLGLPVDPEVTAAVSAAATALEKAGAVIEPIPPLITREMLDGLDRFWRVRSAYDINALPEDLRAKVLPEIRRWVSTATELTAFDVFHGYSQMHAMAVAVDTAFAGYDFILSPVAPITAFPAELAYPTDDPLKPFEHIAFTVPYNMSAHPAATVNCGFSSENLPIGLQIAAPRFHDQAALSLATFIESAVPARKPWPTP; encoded by the coding sequence ATGACTGAGCATCTCGCCGATCTGACCGCCGTCGAGCTCGTTTCCCGTTACAGGGAGCGCTCTCTGACGCCAGTCGAGGTGCTCGAAGCCGTGCTCGCCCGAGTCGACTCCCTCGAACCGAAGCTTCGCGCCCTCTATGCCCCCGACCCGGAGGCAGCGCGCGCCGCAGCCCGCGATTCGGAGTACAGGTGGCGGATCGGCGAACCGGTCGGCGCGCTGGACGGCGTACCGGTCACCATCAAAGAGAACATCGCCACCCGCGGCACGCCAGTACCGCAAGGCACGGCAGCCGCCGACCTGACTCCAGCATCTGAGGACGCCCCAGCAGCAGCGCGACTACGGGCAGCCGGTGCAGTGATCTTCAGCAAGACCACCATGCCTGAGTACGGCATGCTCTCGTCCGGCGTATCGACCTTCCACCACCTCTCCCGCAACCCCTGGGACCTCACTCGCACTCCCGGCGGCTCCAGTGCGGGCGCCGGTGCAGCAGCCGCCGCCGGCTACGGCCCGATCCACCTAGGCACCGACATAGGCGGCTCGATTCGCCTCCCGTCCGGCTGGTGCGGCGTAGTAGGACTGAAACCAACCCACGGCCGAGTAGCAGTCGGCAATCCCTACCCAGGCAGGGCAATCGGCCCACTAGCCCGTACTGCGGCCGACGCCGCGCTAGCGCTGACCGCCCTGACCGGCCCCGACCGCCGCGACTACACCTCGCTGCCGCCCCTGACCGACGCCTACACCCCAGCCCTGGACCCACAAGGGCTCCGTATCGCCCTACTGCTCGACGCCGGCCTAGGTCTCCCGGTCGACCCCGAAGTGACCGCCGCCGTCTCCGCTGCAGCAACCGCGCTCGAGAAGGCAGGCGCCGTCATCGAACCGATCCCACCGCTGATCACCCGCGAGATGCTCGACGGACTCGACCGCTTCTGGCGCGTACGTTCGGCGTACGACATCAACGCTCTCCCCGAAGACCTCCGCGCCAAGGTCCTGCCGGAGATCCGCCGCTGGGTTTCGACCGCGACCGAGCTGACCGCCTTCGACGTGTTCCACGGCTACTCCCAGATGCACGCGATGGCCGTCGCGGTGGACACCGCCTTCGCCGGCTACGACTTCATCCTGTCTCCGGTCGCCCCGATCACGGCGTTCCCGGCAGAGCTCGCCTACCCGACCGACGATCCGCTGAAGCCGTTCGAACACATCGCCTTCACCGTTCCGTACAACATGTCCGCCCACCCCGCCGCCACCGTCAACTGCGGCTTCTCGAGCGAGAACCTGCCGATCGGCCTGCAGATCGCTGCTCCCCGTTTCCACGATCAAGCCGCACTGAGCCTCGCTACCTTCATCGAGTCCGCAGTACCTGCGCGCAAGCCCTGGCCCACGCCGTAA
- a CDS encoding aldehyde dehydrogenase family protein: protein MNFPEGLPIGSDWVPAPSTAPVHFPYDGSVVADAPIGDVALAQQALENALSVRSEVGRLPSHTRRKVLQGALSAVTEHRDAFVDLLVLETGKPLVDCRVEVERTLLTLETSAEEVARLHGETVPLDLLPSGDGLQGFWVRKPIGVVVGITGFNYPLLLAAHKLAPALAAGCPVIIKPAPQTPLATLWLVHLVREALAAAEAPTAAVQLVTGGADVGSTLTRDPRIGAVSFTGSAKVGHQIARDAAPVKVLLELGSNSALVVAADANLSAAADAVVRGGYYASGQACISVQRVIVVDSVRERFLAELIPRLDQVTIGDPRDPATRVSALIDTPSTTRVRAWIANALTAGATLAHPRLTDESSFSASATSVEPNARPSASPTDTTDPSEIIKPTVLLDPPYGQLIWDEEIFGPVIAIRSVPDLQSAFATVNTSRYGLHASVFTSSLKTTFEAIDQLEVGGVVINEVPGFRSDVMPYGGVKDSGSGREGPRFAIEELTTTRMAIIRPNP, encoded by the coding sequence ATGAACTTCCCCGAAGGACTTCCGATCGGCTCCGACTGGGTACCGGCACCGTCCACCGCCCCAGTGCACTTCCCGTACGACGGAAGCGTGGTTGCCGACGCCCCCATCGGCGATGTCGCACTCGCCCAACAAGCCTTGGAGAACGCTCTCTCCGTCCGCTCTGAGGTTGGCCGCCTGCCCTCCCACACCAGGCGCAAAGTCTTGCAGGGAGCGCTCTCTGCCGTCACCGAACACCGCGACGCCTTCGTCGATCTACTCGTCCTGGAGACAGGCAAGCCCCTGGTCGACTGCCGAGTCGAGGTAGAGCGCACTCTGCTCACCCTCGAAACCTCAGCCGAGGAAGTGGCCCGCCTCCACGGCGAGACTGTCCCGCTCGACCTCCTCCCAAGCGGCGACGGCCTGCAAGGCTTTTGGGTGCGCAAGCCGATCGGCGTGGTAGTCGGCATCACCGGCTTCAACTATCCGCTGCTGCTCGCCGCCCACAAGCTCGCGCCAGCCCTGGCCGCAGGCTGCCCGGTCATCATCAAGCCCGCTCCCCAAACCCCGCTCGCAACTCTCTGGCTGGTTCACCTGGTCAGAGAAGCCCTCGCCGCAGCCGAGGCCCCAACCGCCGCAGTCCAGCTGGTAACCGGCGGAGCAGACGTAGGCTCCACCCTCACCAGAGATCCCCGGATCGGCGCGGTCTCCTTCACTGGCTCAGCCAAGGTCGGTCACCAGATAGCCCGAGATGCCGCCCCGGTGAAGGTTCTTCTCGAGCTGGGCTCCAACTCAGCCCTCGTAGTAGCCGCCGACGCCAACCTCTCCGCAGCCGCCGACGCCGTAGTACGAGGCGGCTACTACGCCTCCGGCCAAGCGTGCATCAGCGTCCAACGAGTCATCGTCGTCGACTCGGTCCGAGAGCGCTTCCTCGCCGAGCTGATTCCCCGCCTCGACCAGGTAACCATCGGCGACCCCCGCGACCCCGCCACCCGCGTCTCGGCCCTCATCGACACCCCCAGCACGACCCGAGTCCGCGCCTGGATCGCCAACGCCCTCACCGCCGGCGCAACCCTCGCCCACCCGCGCCTCACAGACGAAAGCAGCTTCTCTGCCTCCGCAACTTCGGTGGAGCCCAACGCGCGGCCCTCCGCATCTCCGACCGACACCACCGACCCGTCAGAGATCATCAAACCCACCGTTCTCCTCGACCCACCCTACGGCCAACTCATCTGGGACGAAGAGATCTTCGGCCCAGTGATCGCGATCCGCTCCGTCCCCGACCTGCAGTCCGCCTTCGCCACGGTCAATACCTCCCGCTACGGTCTCCACGCCAGCGTCTTCACCAGCTCCCTCAAGACCACTTTCGAAGCAATCGACCAACTGGAGGTCGGCGGAGTGGTGATCAACGAGGTTCCCGGCTTCCGCTCCGACGTCATGCCGTACGGCGGCGTCAAGGACTCCGGCAGCGGCCGCGAGGGCCCGCGCTTCGCCATCGAAGAGCTCACCACCACCCGGATGGCGATCATCCGCCCCAACCCCTGA
- a CDS encoding ATP-binding cassette domain-containing protein, translated as MPDQNPTPRDTSAPHSLGDQQLRPTTEATSEPDRLGDQQQRSASASQPRTIRTPDLAPQDTPHPDRLGDQQQRPASADQAPTNRTPDRTPQDTDHPDRLGDQQRRPASADQTPTTLTPNPTPAIRVVDLHRAYPRPRTSLLKPAPTIHALRGVSLEVQPGERFGIVGESGCGKSTLLRLIAGLDRATSGQVVVEGTDITRLPERRLKFLRENLQLVFQDPMSSLDPRMRVRDIIAEPLVVQGHPASGARVAELLEAVALSPDSGDRYPHQFSGGQRQRISIARALAPRPRILVADEPVSALDVSVRAQVLNLISDLVDELDLTLVFVSHDLSVVKHVCDRVAVMHAGEIVETGPTEQVYATPTHPYTRRLVSAIPTLPRALAGATTADLLRGATE; from the coding sequence ATGCCTGACCAAAACCCCACCCCCCGAGACACCTCGGCGCCCCACAGCCTCGGCGACCAGCAGTTGCGCCCCACCACAGAAGCGACCTCTGAACCCGACCGCCTCGGCGACCAGCAGCAACGCTCCGCCTCCGCCAGCCAGCCTCGGACCATCCGGACCCCGGACCTCGCACCCCAAGACACCCCTCACCCCGACCGCCTCGGCGACCAGCAACAACGCCCCGCCTCCGCCGACCAGGCTCCGACCAACCGCACCCCAGACCGCACACCCCAAGACACCGATCACCCCGACCGCCTCGGCGACCAGCAACGACGCCCAGCATCCGCCGACCAGACTCCAACCACCCTCACCCCAAACCCGACCCCCGCGATCCGCGTAGTAGACCTCCACCGCGCCTACCCCCGCCCCCGCACCTCGCTCCTCAAACCAGCACCCACCATCCACGCCCTCCGCGGCGTCAGCCTCGAAGTACAACCCGGCGAACGCTTCGGCATCGTCGGCGAATCAGGCTGCGGCAAGTCCACCCTTCTCCGCCTGATCGCCGGCCTCGACCGCGCCACCTCCGGTCAGGTAGTTGTCGAAGGCACCGACATCACCCGACTCCCCGAGCGCCGCCTGAAGTTCCTCCGAGAGAACCTCCAACTGGTCTTCCAGGACCCGATGAGCTCCCTCGACCCTCGCATGCGCGTCCGCGACATCATCGCCGAACCTCTCGTAGTACAAGGCCATCCAGCCTCCGGCGCCCGGGTAGCGGAGCTCCTGGAAGCAGTGGCCCTCTCACCGGACTCCGGCGACCGCTACCCGCACCAGTTCTCCGGCGGCCAGCGCCAGCGCATCTCCATCGCCCGCGCTCTCGCCCCGCGCCCGCGCATCCTCGTCGCCGACGAACCAGTGAGCGCTCTCGACGTCTCCGTTCGGGCCCAGGTCCTCAACCTCATCTCCGACCTGGTCGACGAACTAGACCTCACCCTGGTCTTCGTCTCCCACGACCTCTCCGTCGTCAAACACGTCTGCGACCGCGTCGCCGTCATGCACGCCGGCGAGATCGTCGAAACCGGCCCGACCGAGCAGGTCTACGCGACCCCCACCCACCCGTACACCCGCCGTCTCGTCTCCGCCATCCCCACCCTGCCCCGGGCCTTGGCCGGTGCGACCACCGCGGACCTCCTGAGAGGAGCCACCGAATGA